One part of the Marispirochaeta sp. genome encodes these proteins:
- a CDS encoding methylenetetrahydrofolate reductase codes for MGAACYPEGHKDTPNRLKELDFLKEKVDAGVDYLTTQMFFDNNQFYEFKARCDFWGIKVPIIAGIMPITNKKGIEKMAELSPGTQFPAGLLKAIHRADEDQVMNVGVHWASTQVFDLLAYNVDGIHFYTLNRCKPTMEIYRNLGLSSSDVLWE; via the coding sequence ATCGGAGCAGCCTGTTACCCCGAAGGACACAAGGACACACCCAACCGTCTTAAGGAGCTGGATTTTCTTAAGGAGAAGGTGGATGCCGGAGTGGATTATCTGACTACCCAGATGTTTTTTGATAATAATCAGTTTTACGAGTTCAAGGCCCGCTGCGATTTCTGGGGAATCAAGGTTCCCATAATTGCCGGTATAATGCCGATAACCAACAAGAAAGGGATTGAGAAAATGGCCGAGCTCTCCCCGGGGACCCAGTTTCCCGCGGGATTATTAAAGGCCATTCACCGTGCCGATGAAGATCAGGTTATGAATGTCGGAGTACACTGGGCCTCGACCCAGGTTTTTGATCTGTTGGCCTATAATGTGGATGGTATTCACTTTTATACCCTCAATCGCTGCAAGCCGACAATGGAAATCTACCGCAATCTGGGACTCAGCTCTTCTGATGTGCTGTGGGAATAG
- a CDS encoding GGDEF domain-containing protein yields the protein MKKLLSQVPDDLKLDFSHHRFQRNNQRILIIALLMLFEQLFYGTIISGRGNNLHIVYLLSALAMLIMSIISGYFYLNKPVRIRTPHKFYELSLAILGMSIALIRMLFFEFDMFRVPTVYIAVLYGVAVIFFISYWQGFILYTALSIAAILLILRYHSGAITTRFIADIASNGIIAWIVSAINYHSFVNIFLNRKEIEIKNMVLRERSIRDELTGLYNRRKINSVLRDVHAHAERYSSDFSVIILDIDHFKTINDTHGHHLGDIVLKQISRILSDNIREVDTCGRWGGEEFLIVCPEADIPQSARIAERLRSMIESFEFHHGGNCDLKFWYRFIQGIPEPGKSAENLRYAFVSG from the coding sequence ATGAAAAAATTGCTTTCTCAGGTTCCAGATGACCTGAAACTTGATTTTTCTCATCACAGATTTCAGAGGAACAATCAACGGATTCTTATTATCGCTCTTCTTATGCTCTTCGAACAGCTGTTTTACGGTACAATTATAAGCGGCAGGGGAAATAATCTTCATATCGTCTATCTGCTTTCTGCTTTGGCAATGCTTATAATGTCCATTATAAGCGGGTATTTTTATCTGAATAAACCCGTCCGCATCCGAACACCCCATAAATTCTACGAACTAAGTCTGGCAATTCTGGGTATGTCTATTGCCCTTATTCGAATGCTCTTTTTTGAGTTCGATATGTTCCGCGTTCCCACAGTTTATATCGCTGTTCTTTACGGTGTTGCGGTTATCTTTTTCATCTCCTATTGGCAGGGATTCATCCTTTATACTGCCCTGAGTATCGCGGCTATCCTGTTGATTCTACGCTACCACTCCGGAGCAATCACGACCCGTTTTATTGCCGATATCGCTTCCAACGGAATTATTGCCTGGATAGTCTCAGCCATTAACTACCACAGTTTTGTGAATATCTTTCTGAATCGAAAAGAGATAGAAATCAAAAATATGGTACTTCGGGAACGGTCGATACGGGATGAACTTACGGGATTATACAACAGGAGAAAGATCAACAGCGTCCTCAGGGATGTTCATGCCCACGCAGAACGCTATTCTTCCGATTTTTCTGTAATCATACTGGATATAGACCATTTTAAAACTATAAACGATACCCATGGACACCATCTGGGGGACATTGTCTTAAAACAGATATCGAGAATCTTATCAGATAACATCAGGGAAGTGGATACCTGCGGACGATGGGGAGGAGAGGAGTTTCTTATTGTCTGTCCGGAAGCGGACATACCCCAGTCTGCAAGAATTGCCGAGCGCTTACGCTCCATGATCGAATCCTTCGAATTTCATCATGGCGGGAACTGTGACCTCAAGTTTTGGTATCGCTTCATACAAGGAATACCAGAGCCTGGAAAATCTGCTGAAAATCTCAGATATGCGTTTGTATCAGGCTAA
- a CDS encoding efflux RND transporter periplasmic adaptor subunit: MRSFGRIAITLTAALMLLNTGLLIGGCTHKKGETEYVFVTIERGDIENTVSSSGALEPVGQVEVLSQMTGTVEKIYADYNDTVTKGMRLIDLNTDLLEIQARAAEASVLEAQATFDHTLLEYNNNLVLFEKKLLSDFDLHDSRTKLDIAAAQLTSAKAKLEEIKIELDQYALILSPITGIVLERSVEEGDTVVSGTIATTLYTLAKDLSRMEIMANVDELDIRRIREGQSVRFTVDAYSNDTFSGSVYQIRLMPTTEDNVVTYTVVVNAENPDSKLLPGMTANIDFLVE; encoded by the coding sequence ATGCGCAGTTTTGGCAGGATAGCAATAACACTTACCGCAGCTCTTATGTTGTTGAACACAGGGCTGTTGATAGGCGGATGCACCCACAAAAAGGGGGAGACAGAGTATGTGTTTGTTACAATTGAACGAGGAGACATTGAGAATACGGTATCAAGTTCCGGAGCCCTTGAACCCGTCGGTCAAGTAGAAGTTCTTTCCCAGATGACAGGTACGGTAGAGAAAATCTACGCCGACTACAATGATACGGTTACGAAAGGCATGCGGTTAATCGATCTTAACACTGACTTGCTGGAAATCCAGGCACGGGCGGCGGAAGCCTCAGTCCTCGAGGCGCAGGCGACATTTGATCATACACTCCTGGAATACAACAATAACCTGGTTCTTTTTGAGAAAAAGCTCTTGTCGGATTTTGATCTTCATGATAGCAGGACCAAGCTTGATATTGCTGCAGCGCAGCTGACAAGTGCGAAGGCAAAACTCGAAGAGATTAAAATCGAACTTGATCAGTATGCCCTGATTCTATCTCCGATTACGGGGATCGTACTGGAACGGAGCGTCGAGGAGGGAGATACAGTTGTAAGCGGGACTATCGCGACAACTCTTTATACACTGGCTAAAGACCTTTCACGCATGGAGATTATGGCCAATGTTGATGAGCTGGATATACGTCGGATCCGCGAAGGTCAATCCGTCCGCTTTACGGTTGATGCCTATTCTAATGATACCTTCAGCGGAAGTGTCTATCAGATAAGGCTTATGCCGACGACTGAAGACAATGTGGTTACCTATACGGTTGTTGTGAATGCTGAAAATCCGGACA